A single window of Selenomonas sputigena DNA harbors:
- a CDS encoding NADH-quinone oxidoreductase subunit D produces the protein MAGKSTYILNMGPQHPSTHGVLQVELELSGERIERAKPIVGYIHRGIEKLMESRTYAQSLPYTDKLDYVSAMNNNLAWCTAVEKLAGIRVPLRAEYLRVIAAELNRIASHLVFIGTLLNDLGAATAFIYAFRDREKVLDLFDLLCGARMSTSYIRLGGVSYDATDEFIEKAQAFLDYVPEMLEEYDNLITGNEIFYARMKGVSPMTAEEAKSLSLSGANLRATGVAYDIRRVEPYCVYDHLDFEVPVGTIGDDWDRYEVRLKEMGESAKIIRQALKDMPAGEFKKKVSPNLRPPKGSVYHRVENTRGELGFYIVSDGTAKPYRVHIRRPSFVNLQALDSLCRGTLIADSVVVYSTLDPLMGEVDC, from the coding sequence ATGGCTGGAAAAAGCACCTACATCCTGAACATGGGGCCGCAGCACCCGAGCACGCATGGCGTGCTGCAGGTCGAACTCGAGCTTTCAGGCGAGCGCATCGAGCGCGCGAAGCCGATTGTCGGCTACATCCATCGCGGCATTGAAAAGCTCATGGAGTCACGCACATATGCGCAGAGCCTGCCCTATACGGACAAGCTCGACTACGTTTCGGCGATGAACAACAACCTCGCATGGTGTACGGCGGTGGAGAAGCTCGCGGGCATCCGCGTGCCGCTTCGCGCCGAGTATCTGCGCGTCATCGCGGCGGAATTGAACCGCATCGCGAGTCATCTCGTCTTCATCGGCACGCTTCTCAATGATCTCGGCGCGGCGACGGCCTTCATCTATGCGTTCCGTGACCGCGAGAAGGTGCTCGACCTCTTCGATCTCCTCTGCGGTGCACGCATGTCGACGAGCTACATCCGCTTGGGCGGCGTCTCCTATGATGCGACGGACGAATTCATCGAGAAGGCGCAGGCTTTCCTCGACTATGTGCCCGAAATGCTCGAAGAATACGACAATCTCATCACGGGCAACGAAATCTTCTATGCGCGCATGAAGGGCGTCTCGCCCATGACGGCGGAGGAGGCGAAGTCCTTGTCGCTGTCGGGTGCGAACCTGCGTGCGACGGGCGTCGCCTACGACATCCGCCGCGTCGAACCGTACTGTGTCTATGACCATCTCGACTTCGAGGTGCCCGTCGGCACGATCGGCGACGATTGGGATCGCTATGAGGTGCGTCTCAAGGAGATGGGCGAGAGCGCGAAGATCATCCGCCAAGCGCTGAAGGATATGCCTGCAGGGGAGTTCAAGAAGAAAGTATCGCCGAATCTTCGCCCGCCGAAAGGATCGGTCTACCACCGCGTCGAGAACACGCGCGGCGAGCTGGGCTTCTACATCGTGAGCGACGGCACGGCGAAGCCTTACCGCGTACATATCCGCCGGCCGTCCTTCGTGAACTTGCAGGCGCTCGATTCCCTGTGCCGCGGCACGCTGATCGCCGACTCCGTTGTCGTCTATTCGACGCTCGACCCGCTGATGGGCGAGGTCGACTGCTAG
- a CDS encoding DEAD/DEAH box helicase: MLKDSAIHELSNDMSYRKGCRYFKDGRVAKLLRRPGTSIYVATVEGSEDYEVRVRLDKTGEKIEAYDCTCPAAALYDGACKHVVALLKVIQAGQLEEEGESAATSGPYRKPTGRLFDCFARAKKHAHLNAPKKLLPAALREAPIFLEPHFFFERHYGRSNCWLEFRIGRERLYVMRSMQEFMRSFLAGTPIEFGKKLTVDPQTAAFAPGVSTMLWRFLLDLWKDEVSSLYYGGAYGARLSGTIFEGKAVKLTPSALVRFLSLMQEANAPFQARTDIHEERTVEIVEGTPALELGLAERSGSGRLMMMTDEVCCLDDDAHFLLVEDTIYHVPPSFSAALHPLLEAFGSSRSLSISAQDIPAFFSTILPEIEKVAEVEIAPAFAERYEIMPLSAAVYLDYYGDGIAARLEFHYDEMKFNPLAGKAPQEAPSGRRLIRDAAGEAAIFAFFDTYDFLPKDGRFVQSDEAQSFLFLDEALPELSKITDVYYADAFHEKPVRRMPPVTIGVSVNDENLLDVTFDAAQLDFAELIGVLRSYREKRVYHRLKDGTFVTLGDQQLAGLADFIESTGIKKATDAQNIRLPLRQALYLDALAKEDKSIRLARSKRFKSIVRDIKNPVDADIEPPETLKGVLRDYQQTGFSWLSTLAAYRLGGILADDMGLGKTLQVIAFLLAHREEGRPPALVVAPTSLMYNWLEEIEKFAPELKASIVAGTKAEREAALSPALKDADVIITTYHMLRRDIDLYEKEHFSHIFLDEAQQIKNPATQAAKAVKKLRADAAFALTGTPIENSLTELWSIFDFLMPGYLKSRRHFQSQFETPIVRAKDPHASADLLRYISPFILRRLKKDVLEELPDKVERKMTNEMTDEQRKVYHAWFVQAKKEFAAELKAHGFGESRIKILAILTRLRQIACDPALFLEGYTGGSGKLDMLEEVVADAVAAGHRILIFSQFTTMLSHIAARLDAMNLSYAYLDGSTPALERMRRVRDFNAGAEPLFLISLKAGGTGLNLTGADMVIHYDPWWNPAVEDQATDRAYRIGQKNNVQVLKFITKDTIEEKIYELQEKKKALIDQMIQPGENFLSKLSEEEITALFQ; this comes from the coding sequence TTGCTCAAAGACTCTGCCATACATGAGCTGTCCAACGATATGTCATACCGCAAGGGCTGCCGCTACTTCAAGGATGGGCGCGTGGCGAAGCTCCTGCGCCGCCCCGGCACCTCCATCTACGTCGCTACCGTCGAAGGCTCGGAGGACTACGAGGTGCGCGTGCGCCTCGACAAGACGGGCGAGAAAATCGAGGCCTACGACTGCACATGCCCCGCTGCCGCCCTCTACGACGGCGCCTGCAAACATGTCGTCGCACTCTTGAAGGTCATACAGGCAGGCCAGCTCGAAGAAGAAGGCGAGAGCGCCGCCACATCCGGGCCGTACCGAAAACCCACAGGACGCCTCTTCGACTGCTTCGCACGCGCCAAGAAGCACGCGCACCTGAACGCACCGAAGAAGCTTCTGCCCGCCGCTCTTCGCGAGGCGCCCATCTTCCTTGAGCCACACTTCTTCTTCGAGCGCCACTACGGCCGCTCCAACTGCTGGCTGGAGTTCCGCATCGGGCGCGAGCGGCTCTACGTCATGCGCAGCATGCAGGAATTCATGCGCTCCTTCCTCGCCGGCACGCCCATCGAATTCGGCAAGAAGCTGACCGTCGACCCGCAGACGGCGGCCTTCGCGCCCGGCGTCTCGACGATGCTCTGGCGCTTCCTGCTCGACCTCTGGAAGGATGAAGTGAGCAGCCTCTACTACGGCGGCGCATACGGCGCGCGCCTGAGCGGAACCATCTTCGAAGGCAAGGCGGTCAAGCTCACGCCGAGCGCACTCGTGCGCTTCCTCTCGCTCATGCAGGAAGCCAATGCCCCATTTCAAGCAAGGACGGACATACACGAGGAGCGTACCGTCGAGATCGTCGAGGGAACACCCGCCCTCGAATTGGGACTTGCCGAGAGGTCGGGCAGCGGCCGCCTCATGATGATGACGGACGAAGTCTGCTGTCTGGACGACGACGCGCACTTCCTGCTCGTCGAAGATACGATCTACCATGTACCGCCCTCCTTCTCCGCCGCCCTGCACCCGCTGCTCGAAGCCTTCGGCTCCTCGCGCTCGCTCTCCATCTCCGCGCAGGACATCCCCGCCTTCTTCAGCACAATCCTGCCCGAGATCGAGAAGGTCGCCGAAGTCGAGATCGCGCCCGCCTTCGCCGAACGCTACGAGATCATGCCGCTTTCCGCCGCCGTCTACCTCGACTACTACGGGGACGGCATCGCCGCGCGTCTCGAATTTCACTATGATGAAATGAAGTTCAACCCGCTCGCGGGCAAAGCGCCACAGGAAGCGCCTAGCGGCCGCCGCCTCATCCGCGATGCGGCGGGCGAGGCGGCGATCTTCGCCTTCTTCGACACCTATGACTTCCTGCCCAAGGATGGCCGCTTCGTGCAGAGTGACGAGGCGCAGAGCTTCCTCTTCCTCGACGAAGCCTTGCCCGAGCTTTCCAAGATCACCGACGTCTACTACGCCGACGCCTTCCACGAAAAGCCCGTGCGCCGCATGCCCCCCGTGACGATCGGCGTCTCGGTCAACGACGAAAACCTCCTCGATGTGACCTTTGACGCGGCGCAGCTCGACTTTGCCGAGCTCATCGGCGTGCTGCGCTCGTACCGCGAGAAGAGGGTCTACCACAGGCTCAAGGACGGCACCTTCGTGACGCTCGGCGACCAGCAGCTCGCAGGCCTCGCCGACTTCATCGAGAGCACCGGCATCAAGAAGGCGACCGATGCGCAGAACATCCGCCTGCCGCTTCGCCAGGCGCTCTACCTCGACGCGCTCGCCAAGGAGGACAAGAGCATCCGCCTCGCGCGAAGCAAGCGCTTCAAGAGCATCGTGCGCGACATCAAGAATCCCGTCGACGCCGACATCGAACCGCCCGAAACGCTCAAGGGCGTGCTGCGCGACTACCAGCAGACGGGCTTTTCGTGGCTCTCGACGCTCGCCGCCTATCGCTTGGGCGGCATCCTCGCCGACGACATGGGACTCGGCAAGACCCTGCAGGTCATCGCCTTTTTGCTCGCGCACCGCGAGGAAGGGAGGCCGCCCGCCCTCGTCGTCGCGCCGACGTCTTTGATGTACAACTGGCTCGAAGAAATCGAAAAGTTCGCGCCCGAGCTCAAGGCTTCCATCGTCGCCGGCACAAAGGCGGAACGCGAGGCGGCTCTTTCGCCCGCTCTGAAGGACGCCGACGTCATCATCACGACGTACCACATGCTGCGCCGTGATATCGACCTCTACGAGAAGGAGCATTTCAGCCATATCTTCCTCGACGAGGCGCAGCAGATCAAGAACCCCGCGACGCAGGCAGCAAAGGCGGTAAAAAAGCTCCGGGCGGATGCCGCCTTCGCTCTGACGGGCACGCCGATCGAGAACAGCTTGACGGAACTCTGGTCGATCTTCGACTTCCTCATGCCCGGCTACCTCAAGAGCCGCAGGCATTTCCAATCGCAGTTCGAGACGCCCATCGTACGCGCCAAAGATCCGCACGCGAGCGCCGACCTCCTGCGCTACATCTCGCCTTTCATCCTGCGCCGCCTCAAGAAGGACGTGCTCGAAGAACTGCCCGACAAGGTCGAGCGCAAGATGACGAACGAGATGACGGACGAGCAGCGGAAGGTCTATCACGCATGGTTCGTGCAGGCGAAGAAGGAGTTCGCCGCCGAACTCAAGGCGCACGGCTTCGGCGAATCGCGCATCAAGATCCTCGCGATTCTCACGCGCCTTCGCCAAATTGCCTGCGACCCTGCGCTCTTCCTCGAAGGTTACACGGGCGGCTCGGGCAAGCTCGACATGCTCGAAGAAGTCGTCGCCGACGCCGTCGCTGCCGGACATCGCATCCTCATCTTCTCGCAATTCACGACGATGCTAAGCCACATCGCCGCGCGCCTCGACGCCATGAATCTCAGCTATGCCTACCTCGATGGCTCGACGCCCGCCCTTGAGCGCATGCGCCGCGTGCGCGACTTCAACGCGGGCGCAGAGCCGCTCTTCCTCATCTCGCTCAAAGCGGGCGGCACGGGGCTGAACCTCACGGGCGCCGACATGGTCATACACTACGACCCGTGGTGGAATCCCGCCGTCGAAGATCAGGCGACCGACCGCGCCTACCGCATCGGTCAGAAAAACAACGTGCAGGTGCTGAAATTCATCACGAAGGACACGATCGAAGAAAAGATCTATGAACTGCAGGAAAAGAAAAAAGCGCTGATCGACCAGATGATCCAGCCCGGCGAGAACTTCCTCTCAAAGCTGTCGGAGGAGGAAATCACCGCCCTTTTCCAATAA
- a CDS encoding NADH-quinone oxidoreductase subunit B yields the protein MEVVDVVPAALRENVIVTSVDAIFKWARSRSIWPLASGLACCGIEMMATAAARFDLARFGYEVFRACPRQADLLIVAGTLSWKMAPALIRLYEEMPEPKYVIAMGNCNLNGGPFTDTYSTVKCLDEVLPVDIYLPGCPPRPEALIDAMMKLRDKIQHPDLAKRAGGEAR from the coding sequence ATGGAAGTAGTGGACGTCGTTCCTGCCGCGCTCCGGGAGAATGTGATCGTGACTTCGGTCGATGCGATTTTCAAGTGGGCGCGCTCGCGCTCGATCTGGCCGCTGGCCTCGGGGCTTGCGTGCTGCGGCATCGAGATGATGGCGACGGCGGCGGCGCGCTTCGACCTCGCGCGCTTTGGCTACGAGGTCTTCCGCGCCTGTCCACGCCAGGCCGACCTCCTGATCGTCGCGGGCACGCTGTCGTGGAAGATGGCGCCGGCTCTCATCCGTCTCTACGAGGAGATGCCCGAGCCGAAGTACGTCATCGCGATGGGCAACTGCAACCTTAATGGCGGGCCTTTCACAGATACCTACTCGACGGTCAAGTGCCTCGATGAAGTGCTTCCTGTAGACATCTATCTGCCGGGCTGCCCGCCGCGTCCTGAGGCGCTGATCGACGCGATGATGAAGCTGCGCGACAAGATTCAGCATCCCGATCTTGCGAAGCGAGCGGGAGGTGAAGCGCGATGA
- a CDS encoding glycosyltransferase family 9 protein → MDLSRARILIIRLSAIGDVLHATPVARALRRALPAAHIAWLASPPADELLAACPEIDELLVWDRRPFDRAVAHGRFLEAFRLLREARALLAPRRFDIALDVQDLLLTGILARLSGAPRRIGVRERHEGAGFFMTEKAPKMAEPHKVRRYLASLAPLGIVHEETRIALQLPAALAGFAAPFFAARAIAPDRPILLVSLCTTWQSKEWPPERFCAALAALPEDVQIVFLGSGADRPVIEEARKTLEASWRGKAVSVAGETSLLETAALMKEATLLLCPDTGPLHIAAAVGLPTLSLWGPTRPTIYGPLHGRNFFIESPYPCAPCCKTRCPSGTNACMKAIEAQDVAKRLGEVLEMMRRDKV, encoded by the coding sequence ATGGATCTATCCCGCGCACGCATCCTCATCATACGCTTGAGCGCCATCGGCGACGTGCTTCATGCGACGCCCGTCGCGCGGGCGCTTCGCCGTGCGTTGCCTGCGGCGCATATCGCGTGGCTCGCGAGTCCGCCCGCCGACGAACTCCTCGCCGCATGCCCTGAGATCGACGAGCTGCTCGTCTGGGATAGAAGGCCCTTCGACCGCGCCGTGGCGCACGGGCGCTTTCTGGAGGCTTTTCGCCTGCTTCGTGAGGCTCGCGCGCTTCTCGCGCCGCGCCGCTTCGACATCGCGCTTGACGTACAGGATCTCCTCTTGACGGGCATTCTCGCGCGTCTTTCGGGTGCGCCGCGCCGCATCGGCGTGCGTGAGCGCCACGAGGGCGCGGGCTTCTTCATGACGGAGAAGGCGCCGAAGATGGCGGAGCCGCACAAGGTGCGCCGATACCTCGCTTCCCTTGCACCGCTCGGCATCGTGCATGAGGAAACGCGCATCGCGCTTCAGCTTCCTGCTGCGCTCGCGGGATTCGCCGCGCCCTTTTTCGCCGCACGCGCCATCGCGCCCGATCGCCCGATCTTGCTCGTGAGCCTTTGCACGACGTGGCAGAGCAAGGAGTGGCCGCCCGAGCGCTTCTGCGCCGCGCTCGCTGCTCTTCCGGAAGATGTGCAGATCGTCTTTTTGGGAAGCGGTGCCGATCGCCCCGTCATAGAGGAAGCGAGGAAGACGCTTGAAGCATCATGGCGCGGCAAAGCTGTCTCCGTCGCAGGTGAGACGAGCCTCCTTGAGACGGCGGCGCTGATGAAGGAAGCGACGCTCCTCCTGTGTCCCGACACCGGCCCCCTGCATATCGCCGCTGCCGTCGGCCTGCCGACGCTGAGCCTCTGGGGGCCGACGCGTCCGACGATCTACGGCCCTCTGCACGGACGCAACTTCTTCATCGAGTCGCCGTACCCGTGCGCCCCCTGCTGCAAGACGCGTTGTCCCTCGGGCACGAACGCCTGCATGAAGGCGATCGAAGCGCAGGATGTGGCGAAAAGGCTCGGCGAGGTGTTGGAGATGATGCGGCGGGATAAGGTGTGA
- a CDS encoding 4Fe-4S dicluster domain-containing protein, with the protein MWGKGLIKGLDVTWGHFWGKKETVSYPEEKIPMTERFRGGHLAMETEKCISCRLCATSCPNKALDLHIVTDEAKKRHMAEYWHDIGRCIYCGICVEVCPTQAITWNKNFAIATYFKEDLKYDAVAEEREKKKEGGEPHE; encoded by the coding sequence TTGTGGGGCAAAGGATTGATCAAGGGCCTCGACGTGACATGGGGTCACTTCTGGGGCAAGAAAGAGACCGTTTCCTATCCCGAGGAAAAGATTCCGATGACCGAGCGCTTTCGCGGCGGACATCTGGCGATGGAGACGGAAAAGTGCATCTCGTGCCGCCTATGTGCGACGAGCTGTCCGAACAAGGCGCTCGACCTTCATATCGTGACGGACGAGGCGAAGAAGCGCCACATGGCGGAGTACTGGCATGACATCGGACGCTGCATCTATTGCGGGATATGCGTCGAGGTTTGCCCGACGCAGGCGATTACTTGGAACAAGAATTTTGCGATTGCGACGTACTTCAAGGAGGATTTGAAGTACGATGCGGTGGCGGAAGAAAGGGAGAAAAAGAAGGAGGGGGGCGAGCCGCATGAGTGA
- the nuoK gene encoding NADH-quinone oxidoreductase subunit NuoK, with protein sequence MSVGLLHYLILAAILFSIGLFGLIQKRNLIVVLMSIELMLNAANLNLVAFNRFLPVDALEGQLLAIFSLMVGAAEIAVGLALAFRIYHDSHTISLDALQRMKG encoded by the coding sequence ATGAGCGTAGGACTCCTGCATTATCTCATACTGGCGGCAATCCTCTTTTCCATCGGCCTCTTTGGCCTCATCCAAAAGAGAAACCTCATCGTCGTGCTCATGAGCATCGAGCTGATGCTGAACGCGGCGAATCTCAATCTCGTCGCCTTCAATCGCTTCCTGCCGGTCGATGCGCTCGAAGGGCAGCTTCTGGCCATCTTCTCTCTGATGGTCGGTGCGGCGGAAATCGCCGTGGGGCTTGCGCTCGCGTTCCGCATCTACCATGACAGTCATACGATTTCACTCGATGCGCTGCAGCGCATGAAAGGCTAG
- a CDS encoding NADH-quinone oxidoreductase subunit A: protein MGEFGGLGLFFVVVLIFPFLVLAPARILQPRQPTPEKQKPYECGVDTVGSSDVQYHVGYFRYALAFLLFDVEAVFLYPWAVSFNRLGLFAFLEMFVFLGILALGLWYAWRKGDLAWK from the coding sequence ATGGGAGAATTTGGCGGACTCGGGCTCTTTTTCGTCGTGGTGCTTATTTTTCCTTTCCTGGTTCTCGCGCCCGCGCGCATCCTGCAGCCGCGCCAGCCGACGCCGGAGAAGCAGAAGCCGTATGAGTGCGGCGTCGATACGGTCGGATCGAGCGATGTGCAGTACCACGTCGGCTACTTCCGCTACGCGCTCGCGTTCCTCCTCTTCGACGTCGAGGCGGTGTTTCTCTATCCGTGGGCGGTGTCGTTCAATCGGCTCGGACTTTTCGCATTTTTGGAAATGTTTGTCTTTCTTGGAATCTTGGCACTTGGTCTTTGGTATGCATGGAGGAAGGGGGATCTCGCATGGAAGTAG
- a CDS encoding DUF4160 domain-containing protein, protein MPKALLEYMGYCIYFWIGDGEEPVHVHVSKKRQRQDATKFWVMSDSVELARDTGSVDACDMRDLLRYLRKNRETILSAWLRVFKRAEVKR, encoded by the coding sequence ATGCCAAAAGCCCTGCTTGAATATATGGGGTACTGCATCTATTTTTGGATTGGAGACGGAGAAGAGCCAGTTCATGTCCACGTCAGTAAAAAAAGACAGCGGCAAGACGCCACGAAGTTTTGGGTCATGTCTGATTCCGTTGAACTTGCAAGGGATACGGGAAGCGTGGACGCGTGTGATATGAGAGATCTGTTGCGTTATCTGAGGAAAAATCGCGAAACGATTCTTTCTGCATGGTTGCGGGTATTCAAGCGGGCGGAAGTCAAACGATAA
- a CDS encoding NADH-quinone oxidoreductase subunit C — protein MRTRYFSKERLTKIVEIFPKATFDAEAQEPALIVTAADFPTVLRALKEREGFDRLGNLTAVDWKDHIEMVYHLYNMEENVKLEMKVALDSAAPVIESATLLYPGAEFEEREVYDLMGVEFLGHPDLRRILMPDNYPAHPLRKDFVAPVPKLEGGKLVWLEKAPTS, from the coding sequence ATGAGGACGCGGTATTTTTCCAAGGAGCGACTGACAAAGATTGTCGAGATCTTCCCCAAAGCGACGTTCGACGCGGAAGCGCAAGAGCCTGCGCTCATCGTCACGGCGGCGGACTTTCCCACCGTACTGCGCGCTCTCAAGGAGAGGGAGGGCTTCGACCGCCTCGGCAATCTCACGGCGGTCGACTGGAAAGATCATATCGAGATGGTCTATCATCTCTACAATATGGAAGAGAATGTAAAACTCGAGATGAAAGTCGCGCTCGACAGCGCCGCGCCCGTCATCGAGTCGGCGACATTGCTGTATCCGGGGGCAGAGTTCGAGGAGCGCGAGGTCTACGACCTCATGGGCGTGGAGTTCTTGGGTCATCCCGATCTTCGAAGAATTCTCATGCCCGACAACTATCCCGCGCATCCTCTGCGCAAGGATTTCGTCGCGCCTGTGCCGAAATTGGAGGGAGGAAAGCTCGTATGGCTGGAAAAAGCACCTACATCCTGA
- a CDS encoding NADH-quinone oxidoreductase subunit J, whose protein sequence is MSDFLNAGAFYLLAAVTLAGALGVVLAKKLVHAALLLTVTFIGVACLYFQLGADFLGAAQLMIYAGGVAVLIVLGVMLTRHAPGEETSPDNARWFAAPVAAALFFAVVFSAIYVTPFAEVMEAPVGNSIEKLADLMLGEYAITFELAATLLLAALVGAIVLAKEEGQ, encoded by the coding sequence ATGAGTGATTTCCTGAATGCAGGCGCCTTTTATCTCTTGGCGGCCGTCACGCTCGCGGGCGCGCTCGGCGTGGTGCTCGCGAAGAAGCTCGTCCATGCAGCGCTCCTCCTGACCGTCACGTTTATCGGCGTCGCGTGCCTCTACTTCCAACTCGGCGCGGACTTCCTCGGTGCGGCACAGCTCATGATCTACGCGGGCGGCGTCGCCGTGCTCATCGTCTTGGGCGTCATGCTCACGCGCCATGCGCCGGGCGAGGAGACGAGTCCCGACAATGCGCGATGGTTCGCCGCGCCCGTCGCCGCCGCTCTCTTCTTCGCCGTTGTATTCTCTGCCATCTATGTGACGCCGTTCGCGGAGGTCATGGAAGCGCCTGTCGGCAACTCGATTGAAAAGCTTGCCGACCTCATGCTCGGCGAGTATGCGATAACGTTCGAGCTGGCGGCGACGCTCCTTCTGGCGGCTCTCGTCGGCGCGATTGTTTTGGCAAAGGAGGAAGGACAATGA
- the nuoH gene encoding NADH-quinone oxidoreductase subunit NuoH — protein METGIVYSYINELRLFLTGALGDAFLAEVVMTLLGIAVLLAIVMTAALVFTFGERKVCAFIQVRFGPNRVGPGGLLQPVADAMKLLSKEDIMPDGADRIVWSLSPILVFVPAALIYAFYPFDAGVVFADVNIGLFLLLAISAQAVLPFFMGGFASNSKYGLIGSMRAVAQLLTYELPLGFALMGVVMLTGSLDMSRIVEAQADCWYIFKQPLAFLIVFICMIAESNRPPFNILEGESEIIAGPFTEYSGMRWALFFLAEFANLLSIAILVTTLFLGGWQGPAFLPGIFWFFLKAVLMVVIFQWVGWTFPRFRIDHQIAFGWKLLLPAAMLNVLLTGVGMMLWQMF, from the coding sequence ATGGAAACGGGCATCGTCTATTCCTATATCAACGAACTGCGGCTCTTCCTGACGGGGGCGCTCGGCGACGCTTTCCTCGCCGAGGTCGTCATGACGCTTCTCGGCATCGCCGTCCTTCTTGCAATCGTCATGACGGCGGCTCTCGTATTCACCTTCGGCGAGCGCAAGGTCTGTGCCTTCATCCAGGTGCGCTTTGGGCCGAACCGCGTGGGGCCGGGAGGACTCCTGCAGCCCGTGGCGGACGCCATGAAGCTCCTCAGCAAGGAGGACATCATGCCGGACGGCGCCGACCGCATCGTCTGGAGTCTGTCGCCGATCCTCGTCTTCGTGCCGGCGGCCTTGATTTACGCCTTCTATCCGTTCGATGCGGGCGTCGTCTTCGCCGATGTGAACATCGGGCTGTTCCTCCTGCTCGCCATCTCGGCGCAGGCGGTTCTGCCGTTCTTCATGGGCGGCTTCGCGTCGAACAGCAAGTATGGCCTCATCGGCTCGATGCGTGCCGTCGCGCAGCTTCTGACGTACGAACTGCCGCTCGGCTTCGCGCTCATGGGCGTCGTCATGCTCACGGGCTCTCTCGATATGAGCCGCATCGTCGAGGCGCAGGCGGACTGCTGGTACATCTTCAAACAGCCGCTCGCGTTCCTCATCGTCTTCATCTGCATGATCGCTGAGAGCAATCGTCCGCCGTTCAACATCCTTGAGGGCGAGTCGGAGATCATCGCCGGCCCATTCACGGAGTACAGCGGCATGCGCTGGGCGCTGTTTTTCCTCGCGGAGTTCGCGAATCTCCTTTCCATCGCGATTCTCGTGACGACGCTCTTCTTGGGCGGCTGGCAGGGGCCGGCTTTTCTGCCGGGCATCTTCTGGTTCTTCCTCAAGGCGGTTCTCATGGTCGTCATCTTCCAATGGGTCGGCTGGACGTTCCCGCGCTTTCGCATCGACCATCAGATCGCCTTCGGCTGGAAGCTTCTCCTGCCTGCGGCGATGCTCAACGTCCTCTTGACGGGCGTCGGCATGATGCTCTGGCAGATGTTTTAG